In a genomic window of Oceanispirochaeta sp.:
- the rbsD gene encoding D-ribose pyranase: MKRGVLLNSEISAVIASMGHTDSLTIGDAGLPIPENTKRIDLAVSRGIPSFIEVLSAVLNELCIERIILAEEIRNNNAAGLDDILTMIADYEASSGFKPAMSFIPHKEFKKLNANSKAIIRTGEVLPYANIILFSGVAF; this comes from the coding sequence ATGAAAAGAGGTGTCTTATTGAATTCAGAAATATCTGCTGTGATTGCTTCAATGGGTCATACCGACTCTTTAACCATAGGAGATGCTGGTCTCCCCATTCCTGAGAATACTAAAAGGATTGATCTGGCAGTGAGCAGGGGGATTCCTTCCTTTATAGAAGTGCTTTCTGCTGTACTGAATGAGTTATGCATTGAAAGAATAATCCTCGCAGAAGAGATCAGAAACAACAATGCGGCAGGACTGGATGATATTCTGACCATGATCGCAGATTATGAGGCTTCTTCGGGATTCAAACCGGCCATGTCTTTTATCCCCCATAAGGAATTTAAAAAGCTCAACGCCAATTCAAAGGCTATCATACGGACAGGAGAAGTCCTCCCCTATGCCAATATCATTCTGTTTTCAGGAGTCGCATTCTAG